In Danaus plexippus chromosome 6, MEX_DaPlex, whole genome shotgun sequence, a single window of DNA contains:
- the LOC116778944 gene encoding uncharacterized protein LOC116778944: MEEEDEFFIIPKIENPPICKCFLIDNSDLTQSVSEEIQIPERKEQVLSTVSRTENYLRERRIPELIRFLFTQVISHAPHKPLAFLEKLLDDCMLFRAGLGVAPVLYEQRHLEAVIKSFDPGQRGWLSAGQVRRLYTTLGFTSEEYHDDRIYCDELLNNLIRVQEHDLLQLLAAGISKPE, translated from the exons ATGGAAGAAGAAGATGAATTCTTCATTATTCCTAAGATTGAAAATCCcccaatttgtaaatgttttctaATTGACAACAGTGATTTGACTCAATCTGTGAGTGAAGAAATACAAATACCTGAGCGGAAAGAGCAAGTCTTGAGTACTGTTAGCCGAACCGAGAACTATCTAAGAGAACGTCGAATTCCAGAACTAATTCGCTTCTTGTTTACACAAGTTATATCTCATGCTCCTCATAAACCTTTAGcctttttagaaaaattactAGATGATTGTATGCTTTTCCGTGCTGGTCTAGGCGTAGCCCCagttttatatgaacaaag GCACCTTGAGGCTGTAATAAAGAGTTTTGATCCTGGACAAAGGGGCTGGTTAAGTGCTGGGCAAGTTCGCCGTCTTTATACTACATTAGGTTTCACGTCTGAAGAGTATCATGATGATAGAATATATTGTGATGAATTACTAAATAATCTCATACGAGTACAAGAACACGATTTGTTACAACTTTTAGCTGCTGGAATTTCAAAACCTGAATGA
- the LOC116778943 gene encoding GPI ethanolamine phosphate transferase 1-like isoform X2, whose amino-acid sequence MFLLGLIVHIVFLFSIFDIYFKSPIVSHVKPYQPIHEAPADRLVLFVVDGLRAESFLNYTTMPYLRSVANTNGLWGISRTRVPTESRPGHVAILAGFYEDPSAVAKGWKQNPVDFDSVLNQSVYSWCWGTYDILEIFAKDDLSGHIYTEKMDPYDETYSPNRNTTTLDKWVFDRVNVFFNRQELDSEIYKKLQHDKILFFLHLLGTDSSGHMHKPKSQNFLTTIKFVDENIQEIEQIIRKFYKDDGRTAFLMTSDHGMTDWGSHGTGDDHETETPYVLWGAGVTQIESESIQLDNNYEMSLDNRHDINQADLTPLMSTLLSIPVPVNSIGQLPSELLNMTLPNKAKAIYSNCIQMISQYNKKRMDIESSAISFLYHPYEPLSSEKVEEILHVMEMLLAEEKYNSLISLCEDIMHLSLNGLSYYHNYYQKPLLITISLSFMGWIMFLLKVLLKQRINTQAEYSIASKGLLRPNGGVDIVIRTISILMAILAFYLIYAQNLPMQYYIYFVMPIVMWMYAVTPVKLWMVTLKSIRSKKTLLMLWFEIVCYTLGSLAMGFAFSQRWVLSIPLLGMSLWPFLSSKQNSRSTYIAWVAGCIMLSVFSFLPVVGKDVCIELVILAGLIWIIAVSFYVWNTLMPYYDKNNEIKREAIMSIIQITILAISLVIIFLQSKRFIDEMPISRVFQILCWNFSVMFPLLPLFYTKKCMNRLLGINTSILNFYLLLSVSHEGLFMVTLIFILNCWMIIEYKLIDVGKAKIDDLTFESDDTDNERNISYIERGINKQDFRRAFFFVSFFILSCY is encoded by the exons atgtttttgttggGGTTGATTGTgcatatagtttttttgttttctatatttgatatttattttaaatcgccTATTGTAAGTCATGTAAAACCATATCAACCTATTCACGAAGCTCCGGCTGACCGTCTAGTATTATTTGTTGTTGATGGCTTAAGAGCAGAATCtttcttaaattatacaacGATGCCATATCTTCG ATCGGTCGCAAATACCAATGGTCTGTGGGGTATATCACGCACTAGGGTGCCCACGGAGTCAAGACCAGGTCATGTAGCTATATTAGCAGGATTCTATGAAGACCCCTCAGCTGTTGCAAAAGGCTGGAAACAAAATCCTGTTGACTTTGATTCAGTGCTCAATCAAAGTGTTTATAGTTGGTGCTGGGGCACATAtgatatattagaaatatttgctAAGGATGACTTAAGTGGGCACATATACACTGAAAAAATGGATCCTTACGATGAAACATACAGCCCAAATAGAAATACCACGACTTTGGATAAATGGGTATTTGATagagtaaatgttttttttaatagacaaGAATTGGACagtgaaatttacaaaaagttacaacatgataaaattttattttttttgcatctgTTAGGAACAGATAGCTCTGGACACATGCATAAACCAAAGTCACA AAATTTCTTAAcaactattaaatttgttgATGAGAATATTCAAGAAATTGAACAAATCATAAGGAAATTCTACAAAGATGATGGACGAACAGCATTTTTAATGACATCTGATCATGGGATGACTGATTGgg gttCTCATGGTACAGGGGATGATCATGAAACTGAAACCCCTTACGTCTTATGGGGTGCTGGCGTAACACAGATTGAAAGTGAATCAATACAGCTGGATAACAACTATGAAATGTCTCTTGATAACCGACATGATATCAATCAGGCCGATCTAACTCCTTTGATGTCTACATTGCTTTCTATTCCCGTTCCCGTTAACTCCATT GGACAGTTGCCAAGTGAACTACTGAACATGACACTTCCAAATAAGGCTAAAGCTATATACAGTAACTGCATACAGATGATAtcacaatacaataaaaagagaatGGATATTGAATCCAGCGCAATATCATTCCTCTACCATCCATATGAACCACTCAGTAGTGAAAAAGTAGAAGAAATACTTCATGTAATGGAAATGTTATTAGCTGAAGAAAAATACAACAGTCTCATTAGTTTGTGCGAAGACATTATGCATTTAAGCTTAAACGGCCTCTCATATTATCATAACTATTATCAGAAGCCATTGTTGATCACTATATCACTATCATTTATGGGCtggattatgtttttattgaaagtattactaaaacaaagaataaataCTCAAGCTGAATATTCTATAGCAAGTAAAGGACTGCTTAGGCCCAATGGAGGAGTGGACATAGTTATTAGAACGATTTCTATTCTTATGGCTATATTagctttttatttgatatacg CTCAAAACTTACCAATgcagtattatatttactttgtgaTGCCAATAGTTATGTGGATGTATGCTGTGACACCAGTCAAATTATGGATGGTtactttaaaatctattagaaGTAAAAAAACGCTATTGATGTTATGGTTTGAAATAGTATGTTATACTTTGGGATCACTTGCTATG GGGTTTGCTTTTAGTCAGAGATGGGTGTTGAGCATCCCTCTACTAGGTATGAGCTTGTGGCcatttttatcatcaaaaCAAAACTCAAGATCCACTTACATTGCATGGGTTGCTGGATGTATAATGCTAAGTGTTTTTTCATTCCTGCCAGTAGTTGGTAAAGATGTGTGTATTGAATTAGT AATTCTTGCAGGTTTAATTTGGATAATAGCGGTGAGTTTCTATGTATGGAACACATTGATGCCATACTACGAcaaaaataacgaaattaaaCGGGAGGCGATTATGAGTatcatacaaataacaatCTTAGCAATATCATTGGTAATCATCTTTTTGCAGTCGAAAAGGTTTATAGACGAAATGCCAATATCAAGGGtctttcaaatattatgttgGAATTTTtctg ttATGTTCCCTCTACTGCCACTGTTCTATACAAAGAAATGTATGAATAGACTTCTTGGTATAAACACATCAATTCTCAATTTTTACTTGCTATTATCTGTGTCTCACGAGGGCCTTTTTATGGTgacactaatatttattttgaactgTTGGatgattattgaatataaactaataGATGTGGGAAAAGCAAAG ATTGACGATTTAACTTTTGAAAGTGATGACACTGATAATGAAAGAAACATATCGTATATAGAAAGAGGTATCAATAAACAAGATTTCAGAAGGGCTTTCTTTTTTGtatccttttttatattatcttgttATTAA
- the LOC116778943 gene encoding GPI ethanolamine phosphate transferase 1-like isoform X1, whose protein sequence is MFLLGLIVHIVFLFSIFDIYFKSPIVSHVKPYQPIHEAPADRLVLFVVDGLRAESFLNYTTMPYLRSVANTNGLWGISRTRVPTESRPGHVAILAGFYEDPSAVAKGWKQNPVDFDSVLNQSVYSWCWGTYDILEIFAKDDLSGHIYTEKMDPYDETYSPNRNTTTLDKWVFDRVNVFFNRQELDSEIYKKLQHDKILFFLHLLGTDSSGHMHKPKSQNFLTTIKFVDENIQEIEQIIRKFYKDDGRTAFLMTSDHGMTDWGSHGTGDDHETETPYVLWGAGVTQIESESIQLDNNYEMSLDNRHDINQADLTPLMSTLLSIPVPVNSIGQLPSELLNMTLPNKAKAIYSNCIQMISQYNKKRMDIESSAISFLYHPYEPLSSEKVEEILHVMEMLLAEEKYNSLISLCEDIMHLSLNGLSYYHNYYQKPLLITISLSFMGWIMFLLKVLLKQRINTQAEYSIASKGLLRPNGGVDIVIRTISILMAILAFYLIYAQNLPMQYYIYFVMPIVMWMYAVTPVKLWMVTLKSIRSKKTLLMLWFEIVCYTLGSLAMGFAFSQRWVLSIPLLGMSLWPFLSSKQNSRSTYIAWVAGCIMLSVFSFLPVVGKDVCIELVILAGLIWIIAVSFYVWNTLMPYYDKNNEIKREAIMSIIQITILAISLVIIFLQSKRFIDEMPISRVFQILCWNFSVMFPLLPLFYTKKCMNRLLGINTSILNFYLLLSVSHEGLFMVTLIFILNCWMIIEYKLIDVGKAKIDDLTFESDDTDNERNISYIERGINKQDFRRAFFFTLFIILAYFGTGNIASLNSFEVRWVLCFTTSFQPFVITTLILLKTLSPFLSVACTFRAIQIFTKAPVGCLNIIVLIFSNIMGIQMLFQVRNTGSWLEIGTSISQFVIVQTITLFIVLISQIAKIFTGTDLYGTLLKLLMTKKKYA, encoded by the exons atgtttttgttggGGTTGATTGTgcatatagtttttttgttttctatatttgatatttattttaaatcgccTATTGTAAGTCATGTAAAACCATATCAACCTATTCACGAAGCTCCGGCTGACCGTCTAGTATTATTTGTTGTTGATGGCTTAAGAGCAGAATCtttcttaaattatacaacGATGCCATATCTTCG ATCGGTCGCAAATACCAATGGTCTGTGGGGTATATCACGCACTAGGGTGCCCACGGAGTCAAGACCAGGTCATGTAGCTATATTAGCAGGATTCTATGAAGACCCCTCAGCTGTTGCAAAAGGCTGGAAACAAAATCCTGTTGACTTTGATTCAGTGCTCAATCAAAGTGTTTATAGTTGGTGCTGGGGCACATAtgatatattagaaatatttgctAAGGATGACTTAAGTGGGCACATATACACTGAAAAAATGGATCCTTACGATGAAACATACAGCCCAAATAGAAATACCACGACTTTGGATAAATGGGTATTTGATagagtaaatgttttttttaatagacaaGAATTGGACagtgaaatttacaaaaagttacaacatgataaaattttattttttttgcatctgTTAGGAACAGATAGCTCTGGACACATGCATAAACCAAAGTCACA AAATTTCTTAAcaactattaaatttgttgATGAGAATATTCAAGAAATTGAACAAATCATAAGGAAATTCTACAAAGATGATGGACGAACAGCATTTTTAATGACATCTGATCATGGGATGACTGATTGgg gttCTCATGGTACAGGGGATGATCATGAAACTGAAACCCCTTACGTCTTATGGGGTGCTGGCGTAACACAGATTGAAAGTGAATCAATACAGCTGGATAACAACTATGAAATGTCTCTTGATAACCGACATGATATCAATCAGGCCGATCTAACTCCTTTGATGTCTACATTGCTTTCTATTCCCGTTCCCGTTAACTCCATT GGACAGTTGCCAAGTGAACTACTGAACATGACACTTCCAAATAAGGCTAAAGCTATATACAGTAACTGCATACAGATGATAtcacaatacaataaaaagagaatGGATATTGAATCCAGCGCAATATCATTCCTCTACCATCCATATGAACCACTCAGTAGTGAAAAAGTAGAAGAAATACTTCATGTAATGGAAATGTTATTAGCTGAAGAAAAATACAACAGTCTCATTAGTTTGTGCGAAGACATTATGCATTTAAGCTTAAACGGCCTCTCATATTATCATAACTATTATCAGAAGCCATTGTTGATCACTATATCACTATCATTTATGGGCtggattatgtttttattgaaagtattactaaaacaaagaataaataCTCAAGCTGAATATTCTATAGCAAGTAAAGGACTGCTTAGGCCCAATGGAGGAGTGGACATAGTTATTAGAACGATTTCTATTCTTATGGCTATATTagctttttatttgatatacg CTCAAAACTTACCAATgcagtattatatttactttgtgaTGCCAATAGTTATGTGGATGTATGCTGTGACACCAGTCAAATTATGGATGGTtactttaaaatctattagaaGTAAAAAAACGCTATTGATGTTATGGTTTGAAATAGTATGTTATACTTTGGGATCACTTGCTATG GGGTTTGCTTTTAGTCAGAGATGGGTGTTGAGCATCCCTCTACTAGGTATGAGCTTGTGGCcatttttatcatcaaaaCAAAACTCAAGATCCACTTACATTGCATGGGTTGCTGGATGTATAATGCTAAGTGTTTTTTCATTCCTGCCAGTAGTTGGTAAAGATGTGTGTATTGAATTAGT AATTCTTGCAGGTTTAATTTGGATAATAGCGGTGAGTTTCTATGTATGGAACACATTGATGCCATACTACGAcaaaaataacgaaattaaaCGGGAGGCGATTATGAGTatcatacaaataacaatCTTAGCAATATCATTGGTAATCATCTTTTTGCAGTCGAAAAGGTTTATAGACGAAATGCCAATATCAAGGGtctttcaaatattatgttgGAATTTTtctg ttATGTTCCCTCTACTGCCACTGTTCTATACAAAGAAATGTATGAATAGACTTCTTGGTATAAACACATCAATTCTCAATTTTTACTTGCTATTATCTGTGTCTCACGAGGGCCTTTTTATGGTgacactaatatttattttgaactgTTGGatgattattgaatataaactaataGATGTGGGAAAAGCAAAG ATTGACGATTTAACTTTTGAAAGTGATGACACTGATAATGAAAGAAACATATCGTATATAGAAAGAGGTATCAATAAACAAGATTTCAGAAGGGCTTTCTTTTTT acattatttataatactagcTTACTTTGGAACAGGAAACATAGCTTCATTGAATTCATTTGAAGTCAGGTGGGTGTTGTGTTTCACAACATCGTTTCAGCCATTCGTAATAACAACATTAATTCTGCTGAAAACTTTGTCTCCGTTTTTAAGTGTTGCCTGCACATTTAGGgccatacaaatatttacaaag